The genomic DNA CTCTATCGAATTTTTCGGCAATGGTTCGATCGTTGAGCTTTAGTTTCGCCGCGATTTTAGCCGGAAGAATATTTAACAATAACCGTTCTGCCCGCTGCTGTTGGTCTCGCAAAGCAAGTTCGGTAGCAAGGCGTTGGGTGATATCGCGAAACATCGCCTGAATCGCAATCTCTTCCCCTTTGCCCTGCTTGCTACTAATACTCCCTTCAATCTCGATCCGTCGATTGGCAATAGTCAGGAGCGTCGTTCGCATTTGTTCGATTCTTTCGCCGTACAAAGCTCGGCGGAAGTTCTTAGCAAACTCAATCCTTTGCCCGAGCGGCAGCAGATCGAACATCGATCTTTGTTTGAGTTCTTGCCAACTGTAACCGAGGGCTTGCTGACAAGCGCGATTGGCATACAGAAATCGACCGCGAACGTCAAACGACCAAATTAAATCGCTCGCGTTTTCAAACAAATCGCGATAGCGTTCCTCGCTTTCTGCTAAAGCTGCTTCTGCTCGCTTGCGCTGAAAAAATTGTGCTAAGTTCGTTCCGATCGTATCCAGAATTTGCAGCAGATTTTCATCGGGGGATTTAGCTTCGGAATTGAGAAAGAGCATGACCCCATACTTATCTTGTCCGCTTTTAATCGGAATCGCTAGCATCAAGGAATGTTGCGATCCCGCAGGGCTTCGCGAAGCGGCACGCGCGTTGAGAGGCATCTCCTGCGAACCTCCATCGAGGATCGAGAGAATGCACCATTGGGGCTGACCGGACTGCCAAGCATAACGGGCTAAATTTTCGCGCTCGGTGTTCGTTTGCGCTTGTAGTTGCCAAGTGCGGACTTCCTCCGACGGTTTCTGCCAAGTTGCAACGGGTTTTAAGTCGAGCGAAATTTCGGATTCGACCAACCACATTTCTCCAGTCAGCCAATCTAAATTTTCGCAGAGCGTTTCGAGAATGGGCTGTAGAGCGAGTTCGACGCTAGCAGAGGTGGATAGGATTTGAGCGACTCGATACTGGGCGGCAACTCGTCGCTGAGCCTGCCGAGTGGCGGTAATATCGCGACCGATGTAGAGAAATTCGCTGCCGCTGTGGGGATCCGCAGCGATGGAAGAGCAAGAAAAGGCGACCAAAAGTTGTTTGCCGGTTTTGGTCGAACAGTGCATCTCCAGTTCTCGAATGGATTCCGAGCGCGTTGTTAGCGACTGATGCAGTTCCTCAAAAACGAAGCGTTCGTCAGTAATAATGCGGGTAATCGGCTGACCGATCGATTCGGAGCGAGCGTAGCCGAACCACTCTAAGGCGGAGCGATTGACGGTTTTGATGATGCCATCGGCTCGCACGACGAAAAGCGCATCGGCGATCGATTCGATGACTTTATGTATATATTCGTGAGAAGCCTCGAGGGAGGCCATCATCAAGCTCATTTCGTTCGTGCTTTGCACGAGAGTTTGCTCGAGGTTCATGCGATCGCTGACGTTCTCGAGGGTTGCGAGCAGTTTGGGGGGCGACTCGCAGTGCGCTCGCAAACACACGATTTGTAAGTCTAAGTAGGCAACTGTCCCCTGTACGGACGGTTCATGAAACGTCCCGAGCGATCGCGCGATCGCTCTAATCTCAAATCGCTCGCTTTCGCCTCGAACGATCGCTTCAAGGCAATCTTCAGCACCGAACAGTTCCGGAAAGCCCGAGCGGATATCTTCCCCCGCTCGTAACAGTTCCGGGGACTCGACAAAGCTACAAGCGCGTGCTGATGTTCTAACAACTCGCAGTTCGGGATCCAGTAAGACGTACTCAATCCCTCGGGCGGATAAGAGTTCCTCTATAGCTTCGTGCATAATTGCTCGTAGGGATAGATGCAGTTCGGGTTCGCTAACTGAAAAATACTACTTCTATTTTTCCCTAAAATTTGCATTTTTTAGCTTCAAAAACTAGAAAAAATACAGAAAAGTTGAGAAATTTTGATAAAAGCTCTCCTGTATTTTTAGAGATCGATCTCCGTAATTACACGGCAGATTCGGGTTCAGACTCGATAATAGTTTTTCTCGGTTCAGAGAAATTAAGGATTAACCATCCATTGGATTATCCGCATTCTTCAAGATTTACCCGTTTCAGGAGGCGGATAAAGGCTGGAGCATTTTGCGAGCGAGAGTATCAAAAATTCCTTGGACGTTTTCTCCCGTTTTAGCTGAAGTCTTGTAAAGGGCTAAAACCTGCTCCGTTTGTTGGTTGCGCGCCAGTTCTGCAAGCTTCTCTAACTTTTGAGGTTCGACCAAATCGGTCTTATTCAACGTGAGGATAATGATTCCCTTCGGATTAACCGAGAGAAAAAGTTTAATATGGTCGCAGAAGCGTTCGATTGTTTCCGGGCGAGTGACATCGCCTACGATTAATGCTCCTTTTGCACCTTGTAGGTAACTCGGCGCGATCGACTTAAATTTTGTGTGACCTTCGAGATCCCAAATTAACAACTTAACGTTCTTAGGAGTTCCAGAGCGATCGCCGATCGCTTCCACAACTTTATGAGAAATCTTCACGCCAACCGTAGAGAGATACTGATCGCTAAACTGCCCATCAACAAAGCGGCGAATCAGACTGGTTTTGCCCACGCCAAAGTCGCCGATCGTACACATTTTTTGAGAAATTATTGTCATTAAAGTTTAATTAACTGCATTAGGGTCGAGAGTGGGCGCGAGCACTTCAAAACGAACGCATTGTCTCAGCCAATCCGGAGCGCTTGTCCCGACATCCGAAGGCCCGCCCGTCAAACCTCGGACTTGCAAGCGATCGCTAGTAATTCCTCGTTCGAGCAGAGCGGTGCGAACCGCAGTTGCTCGCCGAAACCCGAGTTGGGACGAAATTTCTCCTTCTGAAGGCGGACTGTAACCAATAATCTCGATTTGTAAGTCGGGATACTGGTTCAAGATACGAACGACTGACTCAATTTTAACTTTAAGGTCGATCGATTGGATTTGAGTGCTGTCTTTCGCAAAGTAAATTCTTGTGGAAATATTGATGCTGGGGAGGCCGAAGGCCGTGCTGACATTGCTAATGCCCGGAATTTGCTCGAAGGCTCGCGTCGCTTTTTGGATCGCTGCCGTACTTTTTACCATCCCTGAAAGAATTACTTTACCGCGAGTTGGCAGTTCGCCGGTATTCGGTAAGGTTTCGTAACGAGCGTTAATCGCCATACCGGATTCTTGGTTGAGGAGCGCTTCGACTCGCTTGACTTCGGCACGAACGCGATCGGGATCGGGGGGGATATCGACGGCTAAGATGCGATTGTTGAGTTGCTGCTTGGAAGCGAGGAAGGGAGTAACAAGGGTAGTGGCTTTGTCGCGCAGAGTCGGGCTGGGAACTCGCCCTTGTAGGGTTAATTGCTCGCGGTTGGCTCTGACGTTAAAGCGATAGACGGAGAGTTCGGGGTTGTCGTAAAGCGCCGAGAGGACGCTTCTTTCGAGTTGGTGGTTGAAGGCTTGCTGGCGTTGGTGCAAGTGCCAAGGGATGCCAATCGCGAGGGCAATCGCTCCAGCAACTCCGAGGAGCATCCAAGGAATCGCTTTCGGTTTTACCGATTTGTCCTCAATTTCCATTAAGCCTTCGATTAAGGGCGGAACGGCTTCGGGGAGGGTATCGGGATCGCCGTCAAAATCTTCGATCGCGTCGCCGTATTTCTGGATAATATAGCCCAGCGTGCCG from Oscillatoria sp. FACHB-1406 includes the following:
- a CDS encoding adenylate/guanylate cyclase domain-containing protein translates to MHEAIEELLSARGIEYVLLDPELRVVRTSARACSFVESPELLRAGEDIRSGFPELFGAEDCLEAIVRGESERFEIRAIARSLGTFHEPSVQGTVAYLDLQIVCLRAHCESPPKLLATLENVSDRMNLEQTLVQSTNEMSLMMASLEASHEYIHKVIESIADALFVVRADGIIKTVNRSALEWFGYARSESIGQPITRIITDERFVFEELHQSLTTRSESIRELEMHCSTKTGKQLLVAFSCSSIAADPHSGSEFLYIGRDITATRQAQRRVAAQYRVAQILSTSASVELALQPILETLCENLDWLTGEMWLVESEISLDLKPVATWQKPSEEVRTWQLQAQTNTERENLARYAWQSGQPQWCILSILDGGSQEMPLNARAASRSPAGSQHSLMLAIPIKSGQDKYGVMLFLNSEAKSPDENLLQILDTIGTNLAQFFQRKRAEAALAESEERYRDLFENASDLIWSFDVRGRFLYANRACQQALGYSWQELKQRSMFDLLPLGQRIEFAKNFRRALYGERIEQMRTTLLTIANRRIEIEGSISSKQGKGEEIAIQAMFRDITQRLATELALRDQQQRAERLLLNILPAKIAAKLKLNDRTIAEKFDRATVLFADIVGFTGIAGELSPLELVNLLNDIFSQFDRLTELHKLEKIKTIGDAYMLVSGIPEHHPNNIAAVADFALDVQDAIAQFNGDRNFNLSIRVGIHTGPVVAGVIGLKKFIYDLWGDTVNIASRMESHGVPGRIQVTQAVRDSLRSHYKFEYRGQIPIKGKGKMDTYWLVGKL
- a CDS encoding Rab family GTPase, whose protein sequence is MTIISQKMCTIGDFGVGKTSLIRRFVDGQFSDQYLSTVGVKISHKVVEAIGDRSGTPKNVKLLIWDLEGHTKFKSIAPSYLQGAKGALIVGDVTRPETIERFCDHIKLFLSVNPKGIIILTLNKTDLVEPQKLEKLAELARNQQTEQVLALYKTSAKTGENVQGIFDTLARKMLQPLSAS